The Helianthus annuus cultivar XRQ/B chromosome 11, HanXRQr2.0-SUNRISE, whole genome shotgun sequence region gtagaggatcctgtaaaaagtgctcaaagtgtgagaagtgtgagaagtgtattataacactatatataatactatataacaccatataaacaccgtataacaatatgtaacaccatataataccatataacactatgtaacactatatatcattatataacaaatataacactataatttgtctgatagcatgtctatgatagatgtatagtgttatatttgttatataatgttatatagtgttacatagtgttatatggtattatatggtgttacatattgttatacggtgtttatatggtgttatatagtattatatatagtgttataatacacttctcacacttctcacactttaggccctttttacactatccttaccctatatatgtatatatatatatatattttttttaacatttttgaaTAAGGAACACCTCATATACGTGATGCGTGCGCTTCATGCACTGAGCATCACGCATCGGATTTTGGGACCAAAACGCATCGGATCGCTGcacgcattttaaaaccaagataatatatataatttttatatttatttattaatactgCCTCGGTTtgcctcgaggcttacgcctcgtgaggcgaagggaaaacgcctagaaactcgtttccgttcttttaaaccttgtCATAGATTTGATATATTTAATTTGGTGAAACAGATGGTGGGAATATTCTTCAGTTTGAAGATGGTTATTTAGTGGAAACAGTTGTGGAAGGGAATCAGTTAGGGGTTATACCCTATTCCATTCGAGTGTCGCAGGATGGTGAGCTATTTGCTGTTGATTCTGTTAATAGCAACATTGTTCGGATCACTCCACCGTTGTCTCAATGTAAGCTTCTTTTGACTTCCAAAGATATAAACATCTTGTTGAAGACTTTATGTCGTATCCGATTATTGACTCCATATACACACGAATTACTTTAATCTGATAGTGAAACTAAACACGATTCAAAAAGCTATTCAGGAATTTGAAATACGAAACCTACATATTTATAATTTTGTCTCGATTTATTGTCAATACAGACAGTAGGGCAAGATTAATTGCAGGATCATTCCAGGGTTACACGGGGCACGTAGATGGAAAACCGAACGACGCTCGTTTCGATCATCCAAAAGGGGTTACTATGGATGATAAAGGAAACGTTTATGTCGCCGACACCACAAATCTTGCCATCAGAAAGATCGGTGAATCAGGTTTTTCTCTTGAAACAACATATATGTTCAAACGAATAAAAAGATAATGAAGAACGAGTTAATGTGCAGGTGTGACGACAATTGCGGGAGGAAAATCAAGTGTAGCGGGGTACAGGGATGGCCCGAGTGAGGATGCACAGTTTTCGTCTGATTTTGATGTGATTTATGTGAGACCGACATGTTCGTTACTAGTTGTTGATCGAGGAAACGCTGCTCTTAGACAAATATCTCTCAATCAGGAAGATTGCGATTTTCATGATAGCGCTGTTTCTTCCATAGGTTTGAACACCGTTCAGTGTGACTAAAGTATAATTTAACCTTAAAGATGATACTTGTTATAGTGACTTAATCATGATTTTTCGCCTTTTGGACTATCTAAACTTACATTTTACGCGCTTGCCAGATCTCGTTTTGGTAATCGGTGCCATCTTGATAGGATACCTCGTATGCGTGCTTCAACAAGGATACGGTTCATCATATTTCACGAAACCGGTAAGCCTCTTTTGACCCAGCTACGGTAGGGACGAGAATTTTTTCCCAAATACCCGTATCTGTACCGATTTTGGGTATTCGGTAGTCGGTACATGTATCCGTACCCAGTTTTATTGATTTCGGTATTCCGTACTTTCGGTATTGGTACGTGTACGGGTACGGGTAAAAAATGGTACTGGCACGAATTTTATATAGAATTTAAAGAGATTTTTTATATTATGATTTAGTTCGTAATATAGTTTTTACGGTACTCGTATTGATTTTACATATTTGGTACCTGTTGGTATTGGTACTCATAACGATTTTACCTATTTGTTACCCGTATGAGTGCtcaaaaagtaaaataaaaacaaagtggTACCAAAACGAGTACCCGTACTGTACCAAAATATTCGTTACccagttttgttcaaattcggtACCAATATTTTCGGTAGGGGTATGGGTACGGGTACTGTACCGATCCCATCCCTAAGCTACGGTATTATTTGCCAATGCTATTTTCGCGATTATTAAACAATATAAATCTTgaaattattttaattataatggCAGGATAAGGTGGAGAGTGATACTAAAAGACCAAACAAGGAAACGTtgactaaaagtcaaactgtcgaAACCGTTAAAGAAGAACAAGAAGCAGGATGGCCATCTTTTAGTCAGCTTGTTTTGGATTTATCGAAACTCGTTCTCGAAGGATTCGGTAACATTTTTGTTTCTTTCAACCCGTTCAAAAAACAAGGCCTCACTCCGTTAAAAGACCGTCTCGTAATGCCTGAAGACGAGCCCGTTCCTCAGCCCGCATTAGCCCAAAAACACAGAACTCCAACGCCACTTTCCGAAACCCGTCACGCCCACAACCCGAATGAAAAATACGCTGAAACAACAAAGCCCGTTAAGCTCAGATCGTCTAGCGTAAAAGATCCAAACAAGCATAGAGTTTCTAAACGAGAAGAGTACGCTGAGTTTTATGGAGCTAATGGTGAGGTTACTCATGTTCggtccaaaagccaaaaagaaagaaCGAAACATCGGGTTAAGGAGAAACGAAGCGAAGCGGTGCATGGAGAGCAAAAGCCCGTTGACTTAAAACCGGTCAACTACGACGACCCTAAGTTTAGCTATATGAGAAACAAGTTTGGCGATTCGTATCGTTACACTTAAAAGTTGTAAAAGAAGCTTTTGTATTATTTGTAATACATTATCAAAACATTATCAAACAAGGTGTTAACATAAGTATTGAGAtatttgtttcatatgggttGTTGACTTGTGGCTTTGAGTGTTTGTACAGTTGACTAACCGATGCATTTAAAACTTGTACCTTGGATTGCCTGGCTGTGGTTGGTAAACTAGTTGTTGATAATCACGTGAATCTGAATGGTTAAAAGTGAAACTTTTGATCACGAGAAAAGAGTAGTGAATCTGCCCCAACCACTCttatttaaatctttctggaaattattttatttgatttgaatATAATCATATGATACCATTTCGACTTCTACCTGAGCTGATTGAAGATACCAAAAATGGGTTGCTCCGGTTCGTCACTAAATAAGCGAGACCGTAAGTTTACGATCTTTTTCTTGATTCACGGTTCATCATGTGTTTAGTTGTGTCATGGTCGTATTGTTAGTATTGTTAGAAGCATAAGTTACGTCCCAAAGTAGGATGtaacatttgtttatttttttttggtgATAGGAACTACGAAGAAGTTAAGAAAGCCGAAGCCATGGGAGTTCCCACGGCCCGTTACGTGGAGTCAGTTGGTTCAGATGCGTGATGAGTTTTGGGATTCGGCTCCTCACCATggtggcaagaaaggtaagattGTAAAAACGAGGCTTTCTTTGGATTTATCTTTCGACGATTAATGTACTTAGATGCGGTAATTCTGATAAATTTGTTTTGAATGGGTTGATTCTTGTTATGTTATTGTTTTATAAGGTTAATTAGGTGAAGATTCAACTAAAAGAAAACATATAGAAGCCAAAAAAAAAGTAAATCGGGTTAAAAGAAAACATATagagccaaaaaaaaaaaaagagtaaattgccaaaatcgtccctgagatttgggcatgtttgtcattttcatccaaaataatttttttgtaccatatagtccttcacttttgggatt contains the following coding sequences:
- the LOC110936561 gene encoding uncharacterized protein LOC110936561 — its product is MSAPLLYLIFSTLISLYIFHFQAHAAPAAPVIKQLSSILKWTARSSSKSSLSDGGNILQFEDGYLVETVVEGNQLGVIPYSIRVSQDGELFAVDSVNSNIVRITPPLSQYSRARLIAGSFQGYTGHVDGKPNDARFDHPKGVTMDDKGNVYVADTTNLAIRKIGESGVTTIAGGKSSVAGYRDGPSEDAQFSSDFDVIYVRPTCSLLVVDRGNAALRQISLNQEDCDFHDSAVSSIDLVLVIGAILIGYLVCVLQQGYGSSYFTKPDKVESDTKRPNKETLTKSQTVETVKEEQEAGWPSFSQLVLDLSKLVLEGFGNIFVSFNPFKKQGLTPLKDRLVMPEDEPVPQPALAQKHRTPTPLSETRHAHNPNEKYAETTKPVKLRSSSVKDPNKHRVSKREEYAEFYGANGEVTHVRSKSQKERTKHRVKEKRSEAVHGEQKPVDLKPVNYDDPKFSYMRNKFGDSYRYT